A window from Corynebacterium singulare encodes these proteins:
- a CDS encoding HNH endonuclease family protein: MASRTPFILAALLNVLVAALVLVGLMFPTSSSQPDAAPNTAQESPSASANVQDEQTEAAAEVAAALATLDSLEVKGRAPMTGYEREEFGQAWSDDVTVEFGHNGCDTRNDILRRDLDNLVIKDGTHDCVALSGTLQDPYSGQTIDFQRGADTSSAVQIDHVVALADAWQKGAQQWSPEQRRNFANDPRNLLAVDGPLNQQKGAGDAATWLPPNKAFRCQYAQRIVEVKAAYDIWVTDAEQEALRRQLLAC, encoded by the coding sequence ATGGCCTCTCGCACCCCTTTCATCCTCGCAGCTCTCCTCAACGTTCTCGTTGCTGCCTTGGTGCTTGTTGGCCTCATGTTTCCTACCTCCAGCTCCCAGCCAGACGCTGCCCCGAACACAGCTCAGGAGAGCCCCTCTGCGTCCGCGAACGTACAGGATGAGCAGACGGAAGCCGCAGCTGAGGTAGCTGCGGCGCTTGCCACGTTGGACTCCCTCGAGGTCAAGGGCCGTGCGCCGATGACCGGTTATGAGCGCGAGGAATTCGGACAGGCCTGGTCCGATGATGTCACCGTAGAGTTTGGCCACAATGGCTGCGATACCCGCAATGACATTCTGCGCCGCGACTTGGACAACCTCGTGATCAAGGACGGCACGCATGACTGCGTGGCGTTATCGGGGACCCTCCAGGATCCCTACTCTGGCCAGACCATCGACTTCCAGCGCGGGGCTGACACGTCGAGTGCGGTGCAGATTGACCACGTTGTCGCGCTTGCCGACGCCTGGCAGAAAGGCGCCCAACAATGGTCACCCGAGCAGCGCCGAAACTTTGCCAACGATCCCCGCAACCTCCTTGCCGTCGATGGCCCCCTCAACCAGCAGAAAGGCGCCGGTGACGCCGCCACGTGGCTGCCACCCAACAAAGCTTTTCGCTGCCAGTATGCGCAGCGCATCGTTGAGGTGAAGGCAGCCTACGACATCTGGGTGACCGACGCCGAGCAGGAGGCGCTGCGCCGGCAGCTGCTTGCCTGCTAA
- a CDS encoding ABC transporter permease, translating into MFKYIIKKTASWLVVIFLATNIAYLLAATFLDPRSNYIGRNPPLGQEEISRILTPLGLNPETPLLERWWGWLSGILFHWDWGTSPLGDPVSAQIGHRALVSAQLLLVATVLSVIIGVGLGVYTASRQYKAADRFWQGVSIITMNTHVVVASILVVAGGLWINRVTGHRVVYVTGASSLGVEGFFPRLLDMAQHLILPSISLIIISYAGYHMMQRTLLLDNLNADYVRTARAKGLTRSQAIRKHALRTSIIPVATSVAFSVPGIFTGAIMTETIFAWKGMGQYFIETINRNDVNGTTAVAAFGAVMIAFSAILADLVVVALDPRVRVS; encoded by the coding sequence ATGTTCAAGTACATCATCAAGAAGACCGCCAGCTGGCTGGTTGTCATCTTCCTCGCGACTAACATCGCGTACCTCCTAGCCGCAACCTTTCTCGACCCCAGATCAAACTACATTGGCCGCAACCCTCCGCTCGGCCAGGAAGAGATAAGTCGCATCCTCACTCCCCTCGGGCTTAACCCCGAAACCCCACTTTTGGAACGCTGGTGGGGCTGGCTCTCCGGCATCCTCTTCCATTGGGACTGGGGAACATCTCCGCTTGGTGACCCGGTCAGCGCGCAGATTGGCCACCGCGCTCTGGTCTCCGCCCAGCTTCTGCTTGTCGCTACGGTTCTGTCCGTCATCATCGGAGTCGGTCTCGGCGTTTACACCGCCTCCCGCCAGTACAAAGCAGCAGACCGCTTCTGGCAGGGTGTCTCTATCATCACGATGAACACCCACGTCGTCGTGGCCTCGATTCTGGTCGTCGCCGGAGGCCTCTGGATTAACCGCGTCACCGGTCACCGCGTTGTGTATGTCACCGGCGCATCGAGCTTGGGCGTGGAAGGCTTCTTCCCCAGGCTGCTGGATATGGCGCAGCACCTCATTCTGCCGTCCATCTCACTCATCATCATCAGCTACGCCGGCTATCACATGATGCAACGCACCCTGCTCTTGGATAACTTGAATGCTGACTACGTGCGCACCGCCCGCGCCAAAGGTCTTACCCGTTCCCAGGCTATTCGCAAACACGCCCTGCGCACCTCCATCATCCCGGTAGCAACCTCCGTGGCCTTCTCCGTTCCCGGTATCTTCACCGGCGCCATCATGACGGAAACCATCTTCGCGTGGAAGGGCATGGGCCAATACTTCATCGAAACCATCAACCGCAATGACGTCAACGGCACCACCGCCGTCGCCGCTTTCGGCGCCGTCATGATTGCCTTCTCCGCAATCCTGGCTGACCTCGTCGTTGTAGCCCTCGACCCGCGAGTAAGGGTGAGTTAA
- a CDS encoding ABC transporter permease, whose translation MTPEKKSTSPRSEARQPQRYHRNDLAIDTAADNLGVRPHAATADYSPSTEPSAQSALGAGVDVDDAQRKQYTSKDFSGTSKLTLYTRRFFRNKAAAVGLVIFVLLALLSIFGSYLTPWAFDDPDFFNLSTGPSSEHWFGTTDSGNDLFAQTVHGLGRSLIIALIVSLVSTLLSAFIGAAAAMYGGAVEKVILAVIHFLLAIPTFLLIALVVSDSGGDWKLLIVVLIVFGWMYPARVIWAMALSVRENDYVRAADYMGVSRFRTIFRHVVPNIGSLLIIQAALGVVSTIMSETALSFLGLGVKLPDVSLGTLLAGGANAVEASPWLFYFPAGILTLLTVSMAFIADGLRDAIDPNSNSGGRA comes from the coding sequence ATGACTCCAGAGAAGAAATCCACCTCCCCGCGCTCCGAGGCGCGCCAACCGCAGCGTTACCACCGCAACGACTTGGCAATCGATACCGCCGCGGACAACCTGGGCGTGCGTCCGCATGCCGCCACCGCAGACTATTCGCCGTCCACCGAACCCAGCGCCCAATCGGCACTTGGTGCCGGCGTCGACGTCGACGATGCGCAGCGCAAGCAATACACCAGCAAAGACTTCAGCGGAACCTCAAAGCTCACGCTGTACACGCGCCGCTTTTTCCGCAACAAGGCGGCAGCTGTCGGTCTCGTTATCTTCGTGCTGCTCGCCCTGCTGTCAATCTTCGGCAGCTACCTGACGCCCTGGGCATTCGACGATCCGGACTTCTTCAATTTGTCCACAGGTCCATCTTCCGAGCACTGGTTCGGTACCACGGACTCCGGAAATGACCTGTTTGCCCAGACCGTGCACGGACTTGGCCGCTCACTGATCATCGCGCTCATTGTGTCGCTGGTGTCCACCCTGCTCTCCGCCTTCATCGGTGCAGCGGCGGCAATGTATGGCGGCGCAGTGGAAAAGGTCATCTTGGCCGTTATCCACTTCTTGCTGGCCATCCCGACCTTCCTGTTGATCGCCTTGGTTGTCTCCGACTCCGGTGGTGACTGGAAGCTGCTCATTGTCGTCCTCATCGTCTTCGGCTGGATGTACCCGGCGCGTGTTATCTGGGCCATGGCGCTCAGCGTGCGCGAAAACGATTATGTGCGTGCTGCGGATTACATGGGCGTTTCTCGCTTCCGCACCATTTTCCGCCACGTCGTGCCCAACATCGGCTCGCTGCTCATCATCCAGGCAGCCTTGGGCGTGGTGTCCACCATCATGTCAGAAACCGCACTGTCCTTCCTGGGCTTGGGCGTCAAGCTTCCCGACGTCTCCCTAGGCACCCTCCTTGCCGGTGGCGCCAATGCCGTCGAGGCTTCGCCCTGGCTCTTCTACTTCCCTGCCGGCATCCTCACTCTGCTCACCGTCTCCATGGCGTTCATCGCCGACGGTCTGCGCGATGCCATTGACCCCAACTCGAACTCCGGAGGCCGAGCATGA
- a CDS encoding ABC transporter ATP-binding protein: MTPSHTANAVPIGSSGESFPAAEPVLSVRNLSVTFPSEAGSVHAVRGVDFDLMPGRTLAIVGESGSGKSVTSLAVMGLLPGYAKVEGSVVYAGTELIGKSDKEMSQIRGKDISMIFQDPLSSLTPVFSIGDQLIEAIQTHRDVSKREAEKEAIRLLKLVGIPEAEKRVKSFPHEFSGGMRQRVVIAIAMANNPRVIIADEPTTALDVTIQAQILEVLKVAQRETGAAVIMITHDMGVVAGTADDVLVMYAGRPVELGDVDTIFNRPKMPYTVGLLGSTPRVDKATDEPLTPIAGTPPRLIEVAAECPFADRCPVAQPECRTQEPELRALDDAPGHHAACLRSDEIEGGTIGGERMYPLPKISADALGDTPYDQRPITLEVKNLVKDFPLIKGAILKRRVGTVHAVKNVSFDVHQGECFAIVGESGSGKTTTLLEIMDLNPPEGSTIVVNGTNTSGLSSSARRKLRKDIQIVFQDPMSSLNPRMTIREIIAEPLESLGYEGDVGQRVGELMQLVGLEAHQVDRFPGAFSGGQRQRIGLARALATNPSIVVLDEPVSALDVSIQAGIINLLHDLKNRLGISLVFVAHDLSVVRHLSDKVAVMYKGDFVEYGPTDEVFDNPQHAYTRALLSAIPVPDPAVERDRVREIYQPAEPAETSA; the protein is encoded by the coding sequence ATGACCCCGTCACACACCGCAAACGCCGTCCCGATCGGAAGCAGCGGCGAATCCTTCCCAGCCGCCGAACCGGTCCTGTCCGTCCGCAACCTCTCCGTCACCTTCCCGTCGGAAGCCGGCTCCGTTCACGCAGTGCGTGGCGTCGACTTCGACCTCATGCCAGGACGCACCTTGGCCATCGTGGGTGAATCCGGCTCCGGTAAGTCCGTCACCTCCCTTGCCGTCATGGGCCTGCTTCCGGGCTACGCCAAGGTGGAAGGCTCCGTGGTCTATGCAGGCACCGAGCTCATCGGCAAGTCGGACAAGGAGATGTCACAAATCCGCGGCAAAGACATCTCTATGATCTTCCAAGACCCACTGTCTTCCCTCACCCCGGTGTTCTCCATCGGCGACCAGCTCATCGAGGCCATCCAAACCCACCGCGATGTGTCGAAGCGCGAGGCAGAAAAGGAAGCCATCCGTTTGCTCAAGCTCGTGGGCATCCCAGAGGCTGAAAAACGTGTGAAGTCCTTCCCACACGAATTCTCCGGCGGCATGCGCCAGCGCGTGGTCATCGCCATCGCCATGGCCAACAACCCGCGCGTCATCATCGCCGACGAGCCCACCACAGCCCTCGACGTCACCATCCAGGCCCAGATCCTCGAGGTACTCAAGGTGGCGCAGCGCGAAACCGGTGCTGCTGTCATCATGATTACCCACGACATGGGAGTGGTGGCCGGCACTGCCGACGACGTCCTCGTCATGTACGCCGGCCGCCCGGTGGAGCTGGGCGATGTCGATACCATTTTCAACCGCCCCAAAATGCCCTACACCGTAGGCCTTCTCGGCTCCACCCCGCGCGTGGACAAGGCCACCGATGAGCCGCTCACGCCCATCGCCGGCACCCCGCCGCGCCTTATCGAGGTCGCTGCGGAGTGCCCCTTCGCCGACCGCTGCCCGGTGGCCCAGCCAGAGTGCCGCACTCAGGAACCCGAGCTGCGCGCGCTTGACGACGCCCCCGGCCACCACGCCGCCTGCCTTCGTTCCGACGAGATAGAAGGCGGCACCATCGGCGGCGAGCGCATGTACCCGCTGCCGAAGATTTCCGCCGATGCATTGGGGGATACTCCGTACGACCAGCGCCCCATCACCCTCGAGGTGAAGAACTTGGTCAAGGACTTCCCCCTCATCAAAGGTGCCATCCTCAAACGCCGCGTGGGCACCGTCCATGCGGTGAAGAACGTCAGCTTCGATGTTCACCAAGGCGAGTGCTTCGCCATCGTGGGCGAGTCTGGCTCCGGCAAGACCACCACCCTCCTGGAAATCATGGATCTCAACCCACCGGAGGGCTCCACCATCGTGGTCAACGGCACCAACACGTCGGGCCTAAGCTCCTCCGCACGGCGCAAGCTGCGCAAAGACATACAGATCGTGTTCCAGGATCCGATGAGCTCGCTCAATCCTCGCATGACCATCCGGGAGATCATCGCCGAGCCACTGGAGTCGCTGGGCTATGAGGGGGACGTCGGCCAGCGCGTGGGTGAGCTCATGCAACTCGTGGGCCTCGAAGCACACCAAGTGGACCGTTTCCCCGGCGCCTTCTCCGGCGGCCAGCGCCAGCGCATCGGACTTGCCCGTGCCCTAGCCACCAATCCCTCCATCGTGGTGCTCGACGAACCTGTCTCCGCACTCGATGTGTCCATTCAGGCCGGCATCATCAACCTGCTGCATGACCTGAAGAACCGCCTGGGCATCTCCCTGGTGTTCGTTGCCCACGACCTATCCGTCGTACGCCACCTCTCCGACAAGGTCGCGGTGATGTACAAGGGCGACTTCGTGGAATACGGCCCCACCGATGAGGTCTTCGATAACCCGCAACACGCTTACACCCGCGCGCTGCTTTCGGCCATTCCGGTGCCGGACCCAGCCGTGGAACGTGACCGGGTGCGCGAGATCTATCAACCCGCCGAACCCGCTGAAACCTCGGCCTAA
- a CDS encoding ABC transporter family substrate-binding protein yields the protein MNMKLRKATLAAVTASALILTGCASDGGSDSSKDSSNSASGEKLDVKLDGSYNPKDRSELKEGGELRLAIDEISQQQNPFQADGTRYTSDVWKYYNPQIGLFDGAGEFHVNNDYITDVKDEEKDGKTVVTFTIHEKAQYNDGTPIDWKAFENTWKFNNGENKEANVSSTDGYELIESVEPGENDKQAVITFKQTYPWWQGLFNILLPPQVDSTEKFNEAYLGKVHPEWGAGPFKVDNVDFQSGTATFVPNEKWWGDKPFLEKVTYRQMEDQASINAFKAGEIDATGVGNKERLAAVKDMQDIEIRTAMAPSKSLFTLNAKNEILSDIKVREAIMSGIDRSTLSGIRFNGLNGYTEDLPGSFNLYQTQKGYEDNVGAVIKFDADKAKSLLDEAGWKEGSDGIREKDGTKLSMRYTLIGDSSISKAIATATQKMMKDIGVDLKVEERPSSDFSEITSKYDFDILPMGFSSGDPFGVAYFGQVYRSGSQLNRSGTGTPELDKKIDALSQIADPDEQIKESNKLEKEALAQYGIIPIYNGPAMVATHPDIANFGANSFAIIEVENIGYTK from the coding sequence ATGAACATGAAGCTCCGCAAGGCAACTCTCGCGGCGGTCACCGCCTCCGCCCTCATCCTCACCGGCTGCGCCTCCGATGGTGGCTCCGATAGCTCCAAGGACTCCAGCAACTCCGCCTCCGGCGAAAAGCTCGACGTCAAGCTGGACGGTTCCTACAACCCCAAGGACCGCTCCGAGCTCAAAGAAGGCGGCGAGCTACGCCTAGCTATCGACGAGATCTCCCAGCAGCAAAACCCCTTCCAGGCCGACGGAACCCGCTACACCAGTGACGTCTGGAAGTACTACAACCCGCAGATCGGCCTCTTCGACGGCGCGGGTGAATTCCACGTCAACAATGACTACATCACGGATGTTAAGGACGAGGAGAAGGACGGTAAGACCGTCGTCACCTTCACCATCCACGAGAAGGCTCAGTACAACGACGGCACCCCCATTGACTGGAAGGCCTTCGAAAACACCTGGAAGTTCAACAACGGTGAGAACAAGGAGGCTAACGTCTCCTCCACCGATGGCTACGAGCTCATCGAGTCCGTGGAGCCGGGCGAGAACGACAAGCAGGCCGTCATCACCTTCAAGCAGACTTACCCCTGGTGGCAGGGCCTCTTCAACATCCTGCTCCCACCGCAGGTGGATTCCACGGAGAAGTTCAACGAAGCCTACCTGGGCAAGGTTCACCCCGAGTGGGGTGCAGGACCCTTCAAAGTGGACAATGTGGACTTCCAGAGCGGTACCGCGACCTTCGTCCCGAACGAGAAGTGGTGGGGGGACAAGCCTTTCCTGGAGAAGGTGACCTACCGCCAGATGGAAGATCAGGCCTCCATTAACGCGTTCAAGGCCGGCGAGATCGACGCTACCGGTGTGGGCAACAAGGAGCGCTTGGCTGCGGTCAAGGACATGCAAGACATTGAGATCCGCACGGCCATGGCGCCGTCTAAGTCTCTCTTCACGCTCAATGCCAAGAACGAGATCCTCTCTGATATCAAGGTCCGCGAGGCCATCATGTCCGGTATCGACCGCTCGACGTTGTCCGGTATCCGTTTCAACGGCCTCAACGGCTACACCGAAGACCTCCCCGGTTCCTTCAACCTGTACCAAACCCAGAAGGGCTACGAGGATAATGTGGGAGCCGTCATCAAGTTCGACGCCGACAAGGCCAAGTCCCTCCTCGATGAAGCAGGCTGGAAGGAAGGCAGCGACGGCATCCGCGAGAAGGACGGCACGAAGCTGTCCATGCGCTATACCCTGATCGGTGACTCCTCCATCTCCAAGGCTATAGCTACCGCTACCCAGAAGATGATGAAGGATATCGGCGTGGACCTGAAGGTAGAGGAGCGCCCGTCCTCCGACTTCTCCGAGATCACCTCGAAGTATGACTTCGACATCCTGCCCATGGGCTTCTCCTCGGGCGACCCCTTCGGTGTGGCCTACTTTGGCCAGGTCTATCGCTCCGGCTCCCAGCTGAACCGCTCCGGTACCGGTACCCCGGAATTGGACAAGAAGATCGATGCGCTGTCCCAGATTGCTGACCCGGATGAGCAGATCAAGGAATCCAACAAGCTGGAAAAGGAAGCTTTGGCCCAGTACGGCATCATTCCGATCTACAACGGCCCCGCCATGGTGGCCACCCACCCGGACATCGCCAACTTTGGAGCGAACTCCTTCGCCATCATCGAGGTGGAAAACATCGGCTACACCAAGTAG